The Malus domestica chromosome 10, GDT2T_hap1 genome contains a region encoding:
- the LOC103446745 gene encoding chaperonin-like RBCX protein 1, chloroplastic, whose product MESSAAILPLSQLPSVFPQKPNRSNLPYNPSWLSNSKPRASRPPRMHCHKMYVPGFGEASPEAKAANNLHSFFTYVAVSIVCAQLESYNTEAYEELMEFLSRNSLNDGDQFCANLMRESSRHKGLALRILEVRSAYCKNDFEWDNLQRLAFKMVDESNTRLMRDYVLEISHVEGEQGK is encoded by the exons ATGGAATCCTCTGCGGCAATACTCCCACTCTCTCAGCTCCCTTCTGTTTTCCCACAAAAACCCAACAGAAGCAATTTACCTTACAATCCTTCTTGGCTATCCAATTCCAAACCAAGAGCCTCTCGTCCCCCTCGCATGCACTGCCACAAGATGTATGTCCCTG GATTTGGAGAAGCGTCGCCGGAAGCAAAGGCGGCCAACAACCTCCACAGTTTCTTCACTTATGTTGCAGTTAGCATTGTCTGTGCTCAGCTTGAG AGTTACAACACGGAGGCATACGAAGAGCTGATGGAATTTCTGAGTAGGAACTCGTTGAATGATGGAGACCAATTCTGTGCCAATCTGATGAGAGAATCTTCCAGGCATAAGGGTCTAG CTTTGCGCATCCTAGAG GTTCGATCTGCATACTGCAAAAATGATTTCGAGTGGGACAACCTGCAGCGATTAGCCTTCAAG atGGTGGATGAATCGAATACGAGGCTCATGAGAGATTATGTCCTAGAAATAAGTCATGTGGAAGGTGAACAGGGGAAGTGA